In the genome of Desulfobulbaceae bacterium DB1, one region contains:
- a CDS encoding superoxide dismutase (SodB; iron binding; present under aerobic and anaerobic conditions; destroys free radicals), translating to MPPLPYADNSLAPVISAKTIGFHYGKHHKGYVDNLNKLVTGTEFADLSLEKIIAATAGQTEKTAIFNNAAQIWNHTFYWRSLKVNGGGEPPAALKQKIEASFDSVDACKKELLTAATTQFGSGWAWLVLDSDKLKVIKTGNADLPLTQGMKPLLTIDVWEHAYYLDYQNRRADYVNAVLDKLINWVFAAENLSA from the coding sequence TTGCCGCCCCTGCCTTACGCGGATAACTCGCTTGCCCCGGTGATATCCGCAAAGACCATCGGCTTTCATTACGGCAAGCATCACAAAGGTTATGTCGACAACCTCAACAAACTGGTGACGGGAACGGAGTTTGCCGACCTTTCCCTTGAAAAAATCATCGCCGCCACAGCCGGCCAAACTGAAAAGACCGCCATTTTCAATAACGCGGCCCAGATTTGGAACCACACGTTCTACTGGCGCAGTCTGAAAGTCAACGGCGGCGGGGAGCCGCCCGCAGCGCTCAAACAGAAAATAGAAGCCTCGTTTGACAGTGTGGATGCGTGCAAAAAGGAGTTGTTGACAGCGGCGACAACCCAGTTCGGCAGTGGCTGGGCCTGGCTTGTGCTGGACAGCGACAAGCTCAAGGTAATCAAGACCGGCAACGCGGACTTGCCTTTGACCCAGGGCATGAAGCCGCTTTTGACCATCGACGTGTGGGAACATGCCTACTACCTGGATTATCAGAACCGCCGGGCGGACTACGTCAATGCCGTGCTCGACAAACTGATCAATTGGGTTTTCGCCGCTGAGAATCTCAGCGCGTGA
- a CDS encoding outer membrane lipoprotein-sorting protein, whose translation MTLSNHILKIVSIWSVSALLLFATAGNCWSSALNGAEILARVDRNLQPESYEMYRKLINIEPDGTKKEFVLYSVKKGQDKVVALFLDPASEKGRATLRLGDNMWLYIPNVGKPLRITSLQSVVGGVFNNSDILRLDYGAEYDAVAVTEEGDAYILELKAKSGSVAYDRLKMRVDKKAMVPTGIECYAVSGMLIKTLYYKEIKDFGDGLKRPSVLETDSPLYKGYKSVMIYARINKKELADEVFSLNYLPRVDELR comes from the coding sequence ATGACGTTGTCAAATCATATTTTGAAAATCGTTAGTATCTGGTCTGTTTCCGCGCTCCTGCTTTTCGCGACCGCCGGCAATTGCTGGTCGTCCGCCTTGAACGGCGCGGAAATCCTGGCCCGGGTTGACCGCAACCTGCAGCCCGAATCCTATGAAATGTACCGCAAGCTCATCAATATCGAGCCGGACGGTACGAAAAAGGAGTTTGTCCTCTACTCGGTGAAAAAGGGACAGGACAAGGTGGTGGCCCTGTTTCTCGACCCGGCCAGCGAAAAGGGCCGCGCCACCCTGCGCCTGGGCGACAATATGTGGCTCTACATTCCCAATGTGGGCAAGCCTCTGCGCATAACAAGTCTCCAGTCGGTGGTGGGCGGCGTTTTCAACAACTCGGACATCCTGCGCCTTGACTACGGCGCCGAGTACGATGCCGTCGCCGTGACGGAAGAGGGCGACGCCTACATCCTCGAGCTGAAGGCCAAATCAGGCTCGGTGGCCTATGACCGCCTGAAGATGCGGGTTGACAAAAAGGCCATGGTGCCGACCGGCATCGAATGCTACGCCGTCAGCGGCATGCTGATCAAGACCCTTTATTACAAGGAAATCAAGGACTTTGGTGACGGTTTGAAGCGTCCCTCGGTGCTTGAAACGGACAGTCCGCTCTACAAGGGCTATAAATCGGTGATGATTTACGCCAGGATCAACAAAAAAGAGCTGGCGGACGAGGTCTTTTCCCTCAACTATCTGCCCCGGGTGGATGAGCTGCGATGA